Proteins encoded by one window of Maliibacterium massiliense:
- a CDS encoding ROK family protein, whose product MLTIGMDVGGTNLPVGIVERETRKLLVKDSFPRTPGIAPVEALGKMCALARALVARIGRTMDEVAYVGIGLPGVMDPRSGVLKYANNLGEAWQDFPVKAFLEERLGCPAHMDNDANAAAWAEYLMGACKDARDAVMLTLGTGLGGAIILDGRRLMGRHFVGGEVGHMILVADGERCACGNRGCAEQYTSATALIRWGREMMAQHSESMLHQKTHGDMRRLSAKDVVDCAKAGDTAALVVFERYVHYLALFCVSIVNSIDPEVIVLGGGVSLAGDFLLEAVRRETARYIIYKSMPYAQIELAVLGSDAGVLGAALLGEEG is encoded by the coding sequence ATGTTGACCATTGGTATGGACGTGGGGGGCACCAATCTGCCGGTAGGCATTGTGGAGCGCGAGACGCGCAAGCTGCTTGTCAAGGACAGCTTCCCGCGCACGCCGGGCATCGCGCCGGTAGAGGCGCTGGGCAAAATGTGCGCGCTTGCCCGCGCGCTGGTGGCGCGCATCGGCCGCACCATGGACGAGGTTGCCTACGTGGGCATCGGGCTGCCCGGGGTGATGGACCCGCGTTCGGGCGTGCTCAAATACGCCAACAACCTGGGGGAGGCCTGGCAGGACTTTCCCGTCAAGGCGTTTCTGGAGGAACGCCTAGGCTGCCCGGCGCACATGGACAACGACGCCAACGCCGCGGCGTGGGCGGAGTACTTGATGGGCGCCTGCAAAGACGCGCGCGACGCGGTGATGCTCACGCTGGGCACGGGCCTGGGCGGGGCGATCATCCTGGACGGTAGGCGGCTGATGGGCAGGCACTTTGTCGGCGGCGAGGTGGGCCACATGATCCTGGTGGCAGACGGCGAGCGCTGCGCATGCGGCAACCGCGGCTGCGCCGAGCAGTATACGAGCGCCACGGCGTTAATCCGCTGGGGGCGCGAGATGATGGCCCAGCACAGCGAGAGCATGCTGCACCAAAAGACGCACGGGGATATGCGCCGGCTGAGCGCCAAGGATGTGGTGGATTGCGCCAAGGCGGGGGATACGGCCGCCCTGGTGGTCTTTGAGCGCTACGTGCACTACCTGGCGCTGTTTTGCGTCTCCATCGTCAACAGCATCGATCCGGAGGTGATCGTGCTGGGGGGCGGCGTGTCGCTGGCGGGGGATTTCCTGCTGGAGGCGGTTCGGCGCGAGACGGCGCGCTATATTATCTATAAATCCATGCCCTACGCCCAAATCGAGCTGGCGGTGCTGGGCAGCGACGCAGGTGTTTTGGGCGCGGCGCTGCTGGGCGAGGAGGGCTGA
- a CDS encoding extracellular solute-binding protein has protein sequence MKRRRTIRVIAGVLVCLLAIGLPFFGRAPKPERPHAPTQSPPDWVGVLTLHVLPGADVGAGSRARWLQRRAQEFEQANPGVFIEVRTLTSTQCGLYYGAQAMDPPAAELVAFSTGTLEQAPFLQPLGVLPDTLPTALAQSGVTGGVTVGVPYMRAGYALLINKAAWNAAQVPDAQSWSAAQMDEALQKLGQVNLSGRKKDGNLIPLVASADTWDNGASALALRLGSASLQTPVVVKTAREAWELFYTQKAAAIVATPYVLYRMRALYNAEKGFETLAMPLAGDGPVLADQVHYIGLTSRAQGQAQQAARRFISFLLEEEQQQKSVQVGMLPAVDAFADLYPDNPAMACLQASQQGALCVPGAFVWAKKRTQSGALAAAAAGGDAEAKRALRALFGGP, from the coding sequence TTGAAGAGACGAAGGACGATACGCGTCATCGCGGGCGTGCTGGTCTGCCTGCTGGCGATCGGGCTGCCGTTCTTTGGCCGTGCGCCCAAACCGGAGCGTCCACACGCCCCCACGCAGTCGCCGCCTGATTGGGTGGGGGTACTCACGCTGCACGTGTTGCCCGGTGCGGATGTGGGCGCGGGCAGCCGTGCGCGCTGGCTGCAGCGGCGTGCCCAGGAATTTGAGCAGGCAAACCCCGGCGTGTTTATCGAGGTGCGCACGCTGACAAGCACGCAGTGCGGCCTGTATTACGGCGCGCAGGCCATGGACCCGCCCGCCGCGGAGCTGGTGGCCTTCAGCACAGGTACGCTGGAGCAGGCGCCCTTTCTGCAGCCGCTGGGCGTGCTGCCCGATACCCTGCCGACGGCACTGGCGCAGTCGGGCGTCACGGGGGGCGTGACGGTGGGTGTGCCCTACATGCGCGCGGGTTACGCGCTGCTCATCAACAAGGCGGCGTGGAACGCCGCGCAGGTGCCCGACGCGCAAAGCTGGAGTGCGGCCCAGATGGACGAGGCGCTGCAGAAGCTGGGGCAGGTCAACCTCTCGGGCCGCAAGAAGGATGGCAACCTGATCCCGCTGGTGGCCAGCGCCGATACCTGGGATAACGGCGCCTCGGCGCTCGCGCTGCGCCTGGGGTCAGCCTCCCTACAGACGCCCGTGGTGGTCAAGACGGCGCGCGAGGCGTGGGAGCTTTTCTACACCCAAAAGGCCGCGGCCATCGTGGCCACGCCCTACGTGCTCTACCGTATGCGCGCGCTGTACAATGCGGAAAAAGGGTTTGAGACGCTCGCCATGCCCCTTGCCGGCGACGGCCCCGTGCTGGCAGACCAGGTGCACTACATCGGCCTGACCAGCCGCGCCCAGGGCCAGGCGCAGCAGGCCGCCAGGCGGTTTATCTCCTTTTTGCTGGAGGAAGAGCAGCAGCAAAAGAGCGTGCAGGTGGGCATGCTGCCCGCCGTGGACGCCTTTGCGGACCTCTATCCCGACAATCCCGCCATGGCCTGCCTGCAGGCCTCCCAACAGGGTGCGCTGTGCGTGCCGGGCGCCTTTGTATGGGCCAAGAAGCGCACCCAGAGCGGTGCGCTGGCCGCCGCTGCCGCCGGGGGGGACGCGGAGGCAAAGCGCGCG